The following nucleotide sequence is from Hemitrygon akajei unplaced genomic scaffold, sHemAka1.3 Scf000118, whole genome shotgun sequence.
gggtatggagaagaGAGGCACCACACGAGAAAGTgtgatggtgaatagagatcccacaggaggaaggtggatgctgAGGAGACATCCAACAGTTGAacggaagggggagtgggaacagagaggccagaggatgaaagggggatggaaaagtgaGATCTCACAGGTgcattgctacccatgccacgtgctagtgaggctagaaataggaagattatgcagctaaatacgtggctgaggggatggtgcatgagggaggggttcatgtttctggacaattgggctttcttccaggggagtTGGGACCTGTTCGAgttggacagtttgcacctgaactggagggggactaacatccttgccggtaggttagcaagttctgctcctggggttttaaactagattgcgggggaggggagccagagtggtagagcagatagtgaggtggaggaggataagggtcatgcgaggactgcttgtatagacagatatcaaaggtttgtacatgatagaaatgttctcaggtgcatctatttccatacgaggagtattgtaggtaaggcagatgagtttagggtgTGGATTGGCATGATGATAttgacattattgctattagtaagacttggtttgcaggaggggcaggactggcagcttcatgttctGGGTTTCCATTGtgtcagacgtgatagagggaagggatgaaagggggaaaagtggcattactagtcagggagaatatcacagctgtgcgtagacgggacagcccggagggctcatctacagaggccatatgggtggagctgaggaatgggaaaggtgtgaccacacgaatagggttgtattatagaccgcccaatagtcagagagaattggaggagcaaatctacaGAGAGGtagcagaccgatgtaagaaacaaaaagttgtaatagtaggggattttaactttccacatattgacggggACGCCAATtctgagaaagggttagatggtgtggagtttgtcaaatgtgttcaggaaagttttctaaatcaatatattgaggtaccaacgagagagggtgcagtacctgatctcctattagggaaccagacaggtcaggtgacagaagtatgtgtaggtgaacattttgggtccagtgaccataatgtcattagtttcaagataattatggataagtATAGGACTAGTCCACCAGTTAAGGTTTTGAATTGGAGAAGGGcgaattttgtggaaatgagagagtatctaggaagagtggattgggataagttgttttctggcaaggatgtgttcagtaagtggaacgccatcaagggtgaaattttgagagtgcacagtttgcatgttcctgccaggattaaaggcaaagttaacaggcatagggaaccttggttttcaatggatattggcgatctggttaagtaggtgtttaggaggtataggcaacaaggaacaaatgaggtacttgaagagtatagaaattGTAAgcgaatactaaagaaggaaatcaggaaggcaaaaagaagacatgaggttgctttggcagataatgtgaaggtaaacccaaagggtttctacaagtatattaagagtaaaaggatagtaaaggacaaaattggtcccctagaagatcagagtggtcgtctatgtgtggagcctcatgagatggggcgatcttaaacagtttttttgcaccagtatttactcaggaaactggcatagcgttTATGTAATTACATAAATTATGTAATTTATGTAAAACAAGCAGTAGTATCagggaacatatagagattaaagaggagaagctgcttgctgccttacagcaaataaaggtagataaattcccccgggcctgacatgatatttccttggaccttgagagaggctaatgtagaaattgcaggggccctggcagaaaatatttaaaatgccggaggattggagggtagctcatgttgttccgttgtttgaaaaaggttccaaaagtacaccaggtaattacaggccagtaagcctgacatcagtagtaggtaaattatcggaaggtgttctgagagatcagatatagaaggatttggagagccaagggctgattaaagatagtcagcatggctttgttcatggtcgatcgtgtttaatgaatcctgtagtgtttttcgaggaggttaccaagaatgcatatgaaggaaaggctgtggatgttgtctacattgacttttgtaaggcctttgacaaggtcccacataagaggttagttctaaaggttcagacactaggtatccatggagaggttgtaaactggattcgaattggctgtgttagagaaaacagagagtggtagtggatgattgcttctcagactggaggcctgtgaccagtggtgtgtctcagggatctgtgctgggaccattgttgtttgttgtctatatcaatgatctagatgataatgtgataaattggatcagcaggtttgtggCTGACGCTAAgatggaggcgttgtggatagcGAGGaaagctttcaaagcttgcagtgggatctggaccaactggaagaatgggccagaaaatggcagatgggatttaatgctgacaagtgtgaggtgttccattttggaatgacaaatcaaggtaggacatacacaataAACGGTAGAGCACTGAAGAgggcggaggaacaaagggatctgggagttcagatacataggtccctgaaagtggcgtcacaggtaaacagggttgtaaagaaggcttttggcatcctggcattcataaatcaaagtactgagtataggagttgggatgttatggtgagattgtataagacattggtgaggccaaatatggagtattgtgtgcagttctggtcactgaactatgggaaggatatcagtaaggttgaaaaagtgcagagaagatttactaggatgttgctgggtcttcaggagttgagttacagggaatgattgaacaggttaggactttattccttggagcgcagaagaatgcGGGGAGATTTCAAAGAGGTTTACAAAActctgaggggtatagagagggtaaatgcgaataggctctttccacatacattaggagagataaattacAGGAGGACAgcttcagggtgaaaggggaaaggattagagggaacttcttcattcagagagtggtgagagtgtggaatgagctgcatctgatgtggaaaatgcggactcactcttaagctttaagaataaattgaatagatacatggatgggagaggactggaggtttatggactgggtgcaggtcaatgggactggtggaataaggttttggtacagactagaaggaccgaatggcttgttttctgtgctgtcgtgttctatgattttatgattctatggggaGGAGAGTTCCCCCAGGCAAAAGGAGAATATGGATGGAGAAGAGagttcccaaaggaggaaggggatggggaagtgagatcccacaggaggaagggggatggggaagagagatcccaaaggaggaaggagatggggaagagagatcccactggaggaagggggatggggaagagagatcccaaaggaggaaggggatggtgaagcgagatcatacaggaggttgggggatgagtaggagagatcccataggaggaagggggatggggaaaatgcCACGGGAGGAAGTggtatggggaagagtgatcccacccgacgtaggggattgggaagagagatcccacagagggaagggggatggggaagagagatcccacagaaggaagggggatggggaagagagatcccacgaggggataggggatggggaagagagatcccacagaaggatgggggatggggaagagagatcccaccggatgtaggggattgggaagagagatcccacagaaggaagggggatggagaagagagatcccacaataggatggggaatgaggaagagaaatgtacaggaggaagggaaatggggaagcaagatcccacaggaagtgggatgggaacagagCCCCCACAGGGGTCAGGTGGATGggagagtgagatcccacagtaggaaatgggatagggaagagagatcccacaggaagaaaggggtggggaatttaaatcccacaggaggaagggggatgcggaagagagatccaacagcaggaagttgatggggaagggagatcccacaaatggaagtgggatgggaacagagacaccagagggtgaaaggggatgcggaagagagatcccacaggagcatggggggtggagaagagagattccactgtagtaatggggatgaggaagagagattcatcaggaggaaggtgtatagggaacagagagcccacaggaggaaggcgtaTGGAAATGAGAGATCCCatggcaggaagggggatggggatgagagatcccacagcattaaggaatggggaagggagatcccacaggaggaacggggatgggcagagagagcccacgggaggaaggggtatggagaagaGAGGCCCCACATGAGAAAGTgtgatggtgaatagagatcccacaggagggaggtggatgctgaggagagatccaacagttggaaggaagggggagtgggaacagagagcccagagcatgaaagggggatgggtaagCAAGATCTCACaggtggattgctacccgtgccacgtgctagtgaggctagaaataggaagataatgcagctgaatacgtggctgaggggatggtgcatgagggaggggtacatgtttctggacaattggactttcttccaggggaggtgggaccagttcgaattggacagtttgcacctgaactggaggggactaacatccttgccggtaggttagcaagttctgttccgggggttttaaactagattgcgggggaggggaaccagagtgctagagcagatagtgaggtggaggaggataaaggtcatgcgaggactgcttgtatagacagatatcaaaggtttgtacatgatagaaatgttctcaggtgcatctatttccatacgaggagtattgtaggtaaggcagatgagtttagggcgtggattggcacatgatgatatcgacattattgctattagtaagacttggtttgcaggaggggcaggactggcagcttcatgttctGGGTTTCCATTGtgtcagacgtgatagaggggagggatgaaggggGGAGAAGTGGCATTACAAGTCAGGGAGATTATCAATGATCCAGacgataatgtgataaattggatcagcaggtttgtggatgacactaaggtagaggcgttgtggacagcgaggaaagctttcaaagcttgcagagggatctggaccaactggaagtatgggccagaaaatggcagatggaatttaatgcagacaagtgtgaggtgttccattttggaaggacaaatcaaggtaggacatacacgataaatggtagggcactgaagagtgcggaggaacaaagggatctgggggtttaAATACATAAGTcgctgaaagtggcgtcacaggtaaacagggttgtaaagaaggcttttggcatcctggcattcataaatcaaagtattgagtagaggagttggaatattatggtgaggttgtataagacattggtaaggccaaatttggagtattgtgtgcagttctggtcactgaactataggaaggatatcagtaaggttgaaaaagtgcagagaagatttactaggatattGCTgtgtcttcaggagttgagttacagggaaagattgaacagattatgactttattccttggagcgcagaagaatgcCGGGAGATTTCAAAGAGGTTTACAAAActctgaggggtatagagagggtaaatgcgaataggctctttccacatacattaggagagataaattacaagaggacttggcttcagggtgaaaggggaaaggtttagggggaaattcttcactgagagagtggtgagagtgaggaacgagctgccatctgatgtggaaaatgtggactcactcttaagctttaagaataaattggatagatacatggatgggagaggactggagtgttatggactgggtgcaggtcaatgggactagcggaataaggttttggtacagactagaagaaccaaatggcttgttttctgtgcgcTGGTGTTCTATTATTTTATGGTTCTatggggaggagagttcccacagacaaaaggggaatggggatggggaagagagatcccaaaggaggaaggggatggggaagtgagatcccacaggaggaagggcgatggggaagagagacgccacatgaggaagcgggatggggaagagagatcccacaggaggaagtgggatggggaagagagatcccaaaggaggaaggggatggggaagagagatcccacagtaggaagggggatgggaaagagagatcccaaaggaggaagaggatggggaagcgagatcccacaggaggaagggggatggggaagagagatcggccaggaggaggagggatgtggaagagagttcccacagggggatgtgggattgggaagagaaatctcacaggataaagggggttggggaagagaaattccacaggacaatggggcatgccaaagagagatccgacaggaagaagtctatgggggagagagatcccacaggaggaaagggtatggggaagagagatcccacaggaggaggggggatggggaagagagttccaacagcaggaagggatagggaagagaaatccatagaaggaagggggattgggaagagagatctcacaggaaggggggggggtggtggtgtggaaaagacatcccacaggcggatgaggaaagagtaatagagagcccacaggaggaatggggatgggggcgagattccaaagaatggaagggggattgggatgagaggtcccacaggaggattccaagagtaaacgataatcctacaagacgagaggatgcagaaattttATGTACAagtgtgttgggtctgaacagagacCCAGAGGAGATGCACCCTCGCTCTTTGCGTATCTggaagtgagcaaagtcacacacggggaaTGGCAGTGGGAGGACAATCTGACAATGGTATTTCATTCCTTCTCAccgggacagtctgctgacggtctcttgtccctctccgggaagggggtgtgaatctctgacccacctgctgcagtcagagtcagtctgggtgtcagtaacagtgagaaggaacattgtcaatggacgtgtcacaggcagcgagaaacacggccattcctgtgatttactaccattaaaccaatggccgttgttcactgatctgatgaagtctccaacatcccttcacaaggatccacagaaccctcccgtccttggggaattaaTGACCGATCCCCTgtgcatttgtcacaattcttcacaatctgatttactacaaatttactgaaattcctttacattaaaacaacacaatggaacattttcaCAGTttagagtgagagagaaaaatcaagttacctcagctcctggcacttgtgcagcccgggtcccagccgctggattccttcacactgaatgtggcagtcctccaggtcgaggtgttttattgtatcacagagtccgatgacatgagacaggaccgcgcagtcaatcggggtcagtgtcattctacTGAATGAAAgggtttccacagatcccagtgtggcctgagccagtccactattctgagactcaaacaggtagtgcaatgtgttcaggaggctccttttaccagcttcactctctgtgtttccactctgttgtttaacctcctccttcacccagtcaatcacccggcaggttgtttcatgagggAATCGACCCAGAAATTCCTcgaggccccgagctgtcattggggaggagagaccagcaacaaaacggagaaatacctcaaatcgcccatctgacGTGTTGtgagcttcagtgaggaatttcagtatatccccgggatgtggattcaggaattgtgcgactgcagctacaaactcttggatggtgaggtgtgggaatgtgtacaccacactctgggcagaatcctctctctccaaaagctccatcaggaacccggacaggaactgggacgGCTGCAGactgtagttgatcaaatctccatctgtaaacacaatcttcttatcatacactcctctgaaggccatctgaccaaccctgagtaacacatcacgggggctctcaatctcacggccgtggtttttcaggatgttgtaagtatagtaggagtacagttgagtgatggtcttgggaactcgctgtgggtccctgactctttgtgtgaagaaggggcccagtgccagagcgaggatccagcagtaggaagggttgtagctcatggtgtacaggatctcgttctccttcacgtgtttgaaaacagcttccgccaccgtctgatcttcaaaatgtctgatgaaatattccttccgttcatcaccaacaaatcccaggatttcagcccagacactaatgtctgccttttccaataaatgtaatgcagtgggacgggtggtcactaGCACTAAACACTCTGgaagcagcttgccctggattaaactgtacacaatgtccgacaccttgcacttgaattcaggatctgtgcatgtgtactGAGGTTCTGTGTCTccccgactgtcagcaaaatcaattttgtcattgaattcgTCCAAACCGTCGAATATAAACAACAATctctctgggttcttccagacctctctcaggatattcccaaagtaaggatactgatccagaatcagttccttcaggtttattctgcagttaatggagtttaaatcccggaatttgaagctgaagacaaactggaactgttggtatattttccccgtggcccagtcataaacaatcttttgtaccattgttgttttcccaatcCCCGGGACCCCGGCCACTGCTGCTGAATTCCTAGATTTGGATTTACTCTGGGAAAAactgctctggaacaactgatcagtctggattttttccagctctctgcggagatgtttttctctccactcctcgtggtctctgcctcttgacagcagctcatgttccaccagtctccgatctcgaagtgtagaaatgaccgtgagctcagcgtatcgatcaaccagctggaaaaccttcaccttctccctcatcaggattgtgttcactctcagtttttcagtttgtgcccgcagagtctccttgtgtttctgttgaacatcttccatgggaacagagaacatggtcaCCAAGTTAAATTGCTCAActgacaaagaactttataactgcatttcaacattcagtgtttgagattacatgaattaaTTCAATGTTTCCATGGATACTAAGACAAAAAGTAAAGTTGTGTTCACAGACACCAGAATTGACAGCGATAAATGTCCCAGAAAATGTCCAATACTCATATCCTGTTATTAATTAATTCTGAAGAGAATTTTCCTGATACCCAattgcaatcctgactgcacttTCGTTAGGACAACATTTGAGTATATTTGAAGCattgtttacatcattagcagacgatgaacacaaaggaactccagagaccaatacagcttggcaccagaagtgtcacAGGAGTTTCCAGACCACGTTGAATGCAACCtaagactgccttaggggctccagctgcagtagaagtggtagaggcaggttcggtattctcatttaaagcaaaattggatatgtatatggacaggaaaggaatggagggttatgggctgagtgcgggtcagtgggactaggtgagagtaaacgttcagcacggactcgaagggccaagatggcctgtttccgtgctgtaattgttatatggttatatttttcCCACTGCGTTTACTCCCAAAGTAACAGCGTGAGATCACGGTTTTCCTTCTTCTGGATGAGCTGCCAGTCACGAATGATGAGCCCCAACTATCCGAAGCGACTGGTTGTCAGGTGGCAGTAACCGgcatttgccctttctcctatcaGAAAAAATGCCTCTGccaagcttagtagctaagtcacacatgaaggccaggagctggaactgattgtcagaggctgtttgagttgCACGTCactggagcatttaataggtcgtgGGAGTgtttccccactaccacccctgggtgtaacaatcttaagcaaccaagcagctctgtgttattgACAATAATAACTTGGCAAATTGGGTTATTatagtcacatgtaccaaggtacaatgaAGACTCTTATGCACGCGATCCAAATAGGTCATTACATCACATCGGTGcaatgaggtcctacaaggaaAAACGGAACAGAATAGTgcagggaaacagtgtttcagttgctGA
It contains:
- the LOC140723553 gene encoding NACHT, LRR and PYD domains-containing protein 3-like; protein product: MELSSLQQGAEPEFTISDLLAEGGEYRLYQLTKFYRDRLKQAIEEKVERLGWMLTKEGHFSREENEKVTELTEKGNRAESSRLFLSLVMGKGSRAWRAMWESFVTWRTELPKLDRILREIQELGPDPQEYMNIGQGLSELPTQLIDVQQKHKETLRAQTEKLRVNTILMREKVKVFQLVDRYAELTVISTLRDRRLVEHELLSRGRDHEEWREKHLRRELEKIQTDQLFQSSFSQSKSKSRNSAAVAGVPGIGKTTMVQKIVYDWATGKIYQQFQFVFSFKFRDLNSINCRINLKELILDQYPYFGNILREVWKNPERLLFIFDGLDEFNDKIDFADSRGDTEPQYTCTDPEFKCKVSDIVYSLIQGKLLPECLVLVTTRPTALHLLEKADISVWAEILGFVGDERKEYFIRHFEDQTVAEAVFKHVKENEILYTMSYNPSYCWILALALGPFFTQRVRDPQRVPKTITQLYSYYTYNILKNHGREIESPRDVLLRVGQMAFRGVYDKKIVFTDGDLINYSLQPSQFLSGFLMELLEREDSAQSVVYTFPHLTIQEFVAAVAQFLNPHPGDILKFLTEAHNTSDGRFEVFLRFVAGLSSPMTARGLEEFLGRFPHETTCRVIDWVKEEVKQQSGNTESEAGKRSLLNTLHYLFESQNSGLAQATLGSVETLSFSRMTLTPIDCAVLSHVIGLCDTIKHLDLEDCHIQCEGIQRLGPGLHKCQELRLEWNDLGDLGVKLVTAALRNPECKIQKLWLTRVGLTDSGAQDLISALSTNPSLTELNLSNNKLGDSGVKLVSAALRNPECKIQKLGLRKVGLTDSGAEDLVSDLGTNPSLTVLDLRYNSLTDRSVPALRSLILSLLSLKRIELRGNPFIETQGGRN